In Anopheles gambiae chromosome 2, idAnoGambNW_F1_1, whole genome shotgun sequence, a single window of DNA contains:
- the LOC1273594 gene encoding vesicular acetylcholine transporter: MAPLPIINLEPSEVKEIFWTKVKEPQSQRKLILVIVSIALLLDNMLYMVIVPIIPDYLRYIGTWGPEEPYNMSAPTTVFTPHTHSHHGQDSATGILFASKAIVQLMVNPFSGALIDRIGYDLPMMVGLIIMFLSTMVFACGRSYSMLFFARSLQGVGSAFADTSGLAMIADRFTEEAERTKALGIALAFISFGCLVAPPFGGALYQFAGKEVPFVILALISLIDGFMLLLVMKPIKEQLADRQEVRAPSVPIWRLLMDPYIAVCAGALMMSNVALAFLEPTISLWMEDNLTTDNWKIGMVWLPAFFPHVFGVIITVKMAAQYPDKQWLMAAGGLALEGLCCFIIPFSSSYIMLMIPICGICFGIALIDTALLPTLGYLVDIRYVSVYGSIYAIADISYSLAYAVGPIIAGGVVEAIGFTALNFLIAFSNLLYAPVMYYLRNIYDFKHFENEANVLMGDPPTKEYQTYTMHDQQMVGEEYKNHLEYGRQTDDGNYQQETNIDQGYSQNGSYQQQQQQQGGYQNYQPGYQEQGGSVYQQQQQQAPRHLPQQPQPVANPFRHGESSGQQQQQQQQQQQQQPAQPRISNPFRQGF; this comes from the coding sequence ATGGCACCGCTACCGATTATTAATCTCGAGCCGAGCGAGGTGAAGGAGATCTTCTGGACGAAGGTGAAGGAACCGCAGTCGCAGCGCAAGCTGATTCTCGTCATCGTCTCGatcgcgctgctgctggacaaCATGCTGTACATGGTGATCGTGCCGATCATACCGGACTACCTGCGCTACATCGGCACCTGGGGCCCGGAGGAACCGTACAACATGAGTGCGCCGACCACCGTCTTCACACCGCACACCCATTCGCACCACGGGCAGGATTCGGCCACCGGCATACTGTTCGCCTCGAAAGCGATCGTGCAGCTGATGGTGAACCCGTTCTCCGGTGCGCTGATCGACCGGATCGGCTACGATCTGCCGATGATGGTGGGGCTGATCATCATGTTCCTGTCCACGATGGTGTTTGCGTGCGGGCGCAGCTACAGCATGCTGTTCTTTGCCCGCTCGTTGCAGGGCGTCGGGTCCGCCTTTGCCGACACGTCCGGGCTGGCCATGATTGCCGATCGGTTCACGGAGGAAGCGGAGCGTACGAAGGCACTCGGCATTGCGCTGGCGTTCATCAGCTTCGGCTGTCTGGTGGCGCCCCCGTTCGGTGGCGCCCTGTACCAGTTCGCCGGCAAGGAGGTGCCGTTCGTCATCCTGGCGCTGATATCGCTGATCGACGGGtttatgctgctgctcgtgATGAAACCGATCAAGGAGCAGCTGGCCGACCGGCAGGAGGTGAGAGCCCCGTCCGTACCGATCTGGCGCCTGCTAATGGACCCGTACATTGCCGTCTGTGCCGGCGCGCTCATGATGTCGAACGTGGCGCTTGCCTTCCTGGAGCCGACGATATCGCTCTGGATGGAGGACAACCTGACGACGGACAACTGGAAGATTGGTATGGTGTGGCTGCCCGCCTTCTTCCCGCACGTGTTCGGCGTGATCATCACGGTCAAGATGGCGGCCCAGTACCCGGACAAGCAGTGGCTGATGGCGGCCGGCGGGCTCGCCCTCGAGGGGCTCTGCTGCTTCATCATCCCGTTCAGCTCGTCCTACATCATGCTGATGATACCGATCTGTGGCATCTGCTTCGGCATTGCGCTGATCGATACGGCGCTGTTGCCAACGCTCGGCTACCTGGTGGACATACGGTACGTGTCGGTGTACGGCAGCATCTACGCGATCGCCGACATCTCGTACTCGCTGGCGTACGCCGTCGGGCCGATCATTGCGGGCGGCGTGGTGGAAGCGATCGGCTTCACCGCACTCAACTTCCTGATCGCGTTCTCGAACCTGCTGTACGCCCCGGTGATGTACTACCTGCGCAACATCTACGACTTTAAGCACTTCGAGAACGAGGCGAACGTGCTGATGGGCGATCCACCGACGAAGGAGTACCAGACGTACACGATGCACGATCAGCAGATGGTGGGCGAGGAGTACAAGAACCATCTCGAGTACGGGCGTCAAACGGACGATGGCAACTACCAGCAGGAGACTAACATCGATCAAGGGTACTCGCAGAACGGTAGctatcaacagcagcagcagcagcagggtggaTATCAGAACTATCAACCGGGATATCAGGAACAGGGTGGCAGCGtctatcagcagcagcagcaacaagccCCGAGACATCTTCCACAGCAGCCCCAGCCGGTTGCAAATCCCTTCCGACATGGGGAATCTTcaggacagcagcagcagcagcagcagcaacagcagcagcagcaaccggcaCAACCAAGGATCTCGAATCCATTCCGGCAGGGCTTCTAA